The segment CGGTCCATTATTTCCACGTCTTTCCCTTCAGCCCGAAGCGGGGGACGAAGGCCGCCCAAATGTTGGGGCAGGTCCCGCCGACGCTCAAAAAGGCCCACGCGGCGCGGCTGCGGGCGCTTTCCGAGGTCAAATCGGCCGAATTTAGGGCCCGATTCGTGGGGGAAGAGGTCGAAGTCCTGCTTGAGCGGGCCGAGGACGTGTGTCAGAATGGGGGCCATTCCGAAGCGGTATGGACCGGATTTTCCGAAAACTACCTGCCCGTCGCGGTGACGACGGACTCGGGTTTTTCCGGAAAGCTCGTTCGATGCCGGCTCGAAGCGAAAGAGGGAGGAAACCTTGCCGGAAAAGATCAGCCGGGAAGAGAAAAAACAGCTGAAGGCCTTTGAAAAGAAGCTAGGCTACCGATTCAGCAAAAAAGCTCTTCTCAAGAACGCACTGACCCACAAGTCCTACGCCAACGAACGCCGCCTCGACGCCGCCGATCATAATGAGCGCCTCGAGTACCTGGGCGACGCCGTCCTCGAGCTCATCGTCTCCCATCTTTTGATGGAAAACTACCCGCAGGCCGCCGAGGGCGAGCTGAGCAAGCTGCGCGCCTCCATCGTCAACGAGAAGACGCTGGCCGGGGTCGCGGTCGCCCATGAGGTCGGCAACTACTTGTATCTCGGGAAGGGCGAGGAGATGGGCTCGGGTCGCGAGAAGCCCAGCCTCTTGGCCAACGCATTGGAAGCGGTCTTGGGCGCCATCTACCTGGACCGCGGTTTCAAAAAGGCCTTCCGCGTCATTAAGCGCATCGCCCTCGAGCTCTTCGAACAGGTCGGACAAGAGGGCTTCTATAAGGACTACAAGACCCAGCTCCAAGAGCGGGCCCAGGTCCTGTTCAAGACCGTCCCCAAGTACAAACTGGTGAAGGAGTCCGGCCCCGACCACGATAAGACCTTCGAGATCAACCTCACGATCCGCGGCGAGCTGATGGGCGTCGGCGTCGGCAAAAGCAAGAAGAACGCCGAGCAGGCCGCCGCCAAAGAGGCCCTCGAGCGCATTGAGAAGCAGGCGGCCACCGGCGCGGCCGTCGCTTCCCACTGAGATGCCTACGGACGCGCGCCCCTATATCATCCCGATCTTCATCTCCCACCTGGGTTGTCCCTTCCAATGCCTCTACTGCCAGCAGGAGCGCATCACCGCGCAGGAGAGGTGGCTGCCGACGCCCGAGGCGGTGGCTGCGCGGGTCGAGGCCTTCCTGGCGACGCGCAAGCCGGGCAAATACTCCCACACCGAGATCGCCTTCTACGGCGGGACCTTCACCGGACTGGAGCTTTCGTTGATGGAAGGCCTGCTGCGGGCGGCGCACCGCTACGTCGCCTCGGGGGAGGCGCGCAACCTGCGCGCCTCGACCAAGCCGGACTATGTCGCCGCGGAAAAACTGGACTTGTTGCGCGGCTACGGGATGGACACGGTCGAACTCGGTGTCCAATCCTTGGATGACGAAGTGCTGCGCCGGGTGGGGCGCGGTTATCAGGCGCGCGACGTCGAACGGGCGGTCGCCTTGTTGAAGGAGAGGGGGATGAAGGTAGGGATCCAGCTGATGCAGGGTCTGCCGGGCGCCGACGCGGCGGAGGCCTTGGCCAGCGCCCGTCGCGCCATCGCGCTGGGCCCCGATTTCGTGCGGCTCTACCCGACCGTCGTGCTGGAGGGCACCGCCCTCGCCCAGCTCTATCGCGACGGTCGCTATCGGCCC is part of the Deltaproteobacteria bacterium PRO3 genome and harbors:
- a CDS encoding radical SAM protein, whose product is MPTDARPYIIPIFISHLGCPFQCLYCQQERITAQERWLPTPEAVAARVEAFLATRKPGKYSHTEIAFYGGTFTGLELSLMEGLLRAAHRYVASGEARNLRASTKPDYVAAEKLDLLRGYGMDTVELGVQSLDDEVLRRVGRGYQARDVERAVALLKERGMKVGIQLMQGLPGADAAEALASARRAIALGPDFVRLYPTVVLEGTALAQLYRDGRYRPWTLEAAAQVCRELAALFATAGIPIIKLGLEFSSDEQEGILAGPYHPRFRELVFQNKIAS
- the rnc gene encoding ribonuclease III; the protein is MPEKISREEKKQLKAFEKKLGYRFSKKALLKNALTHKSYANERRLDAADHNERLEYLGDAVLELIVSHLLMENYPQAAEGELSKLRASIVNEKTLAGVAVAHEVGNYLYLGKGEEMGSGREKPSLLANALEAVLGAIYLDRGFKKAFRVIKRIALELFEQVGQEGFYKDYKTQLQERAQVLFKTVPKYKLVKESGPDHDKTFEINLTIRGELMGVGVGKSKKNAEQAAAKEALERIEKQAATGAAVASH